A single region of the Pan troglodytes isolate AG18354 chromosome 22, NHGRI_mPanTro3-v2.0_pri, whole genome shotgun sequence genome encodes:
- the CBR1 gene encoding carbonyl reductase [NADPH] 1 isoform X1 produces MSSGIHVALVTGGNKGIGLAIVRDLCRLFSGDVVLTARDVTRGQAAVQQLQAEGLSPRFHQLDIDDLQSIRALRDFLRKEYGGLDVLVNNAGIAFKVADPTPFHIQAEVTMKTNFFGTRDVCTELLPLIKPQGRVVNVSSIMSVRALKSCSPELQQKFRSETITEEELVGLMNKFVEDTKKGVHQKEGWPSSAYGVTKIGVTVLSRIHARKLSEQRKGDKILLNACCPGWVRTDMAGPKATKSPEEGAETPVYLALLPPDAEGPHGQFVSEKRVEQW; encoded by the exons ATGTCGTCCGGCATCCATGTAGCGCTGGTGACTGGCGGCAACAAGGGCATCGGCTTGGCCATCGTGCGCGACCTGTGCCGGCTGTTCTCGGGGGACGTGGTGCTCACGGCGCGGGACGTGACGCGGGGCCAGGCAGCCGTACAGCAACTGCAGGCGGAGGGCCTGAGCCCGCGCTTCCACCAGCTGGACATCGACGATCTGCAGAGCATCCGCGCCCTGCGCGACTTCCTGCGCAAGGAGTACGGGGGCCTGGACGTGCTGGTCAACAACGCGGGCATCGCCTTCAAGG TTGCTGATCCCACACCCTTTCATATTCAAGCTGAAGTGACGATGAAAACAAACTTCTTTGGTACCCGGGATGTGTGCACAGAATTACTCCCTCTAATAAAACCCCAAG GGAGAGTGGTGAACGTATCTAGCATCATGAGCGTCAGAGCCCTTAAAAGCTGCAGCCCAGAGCTGCAGCAGAAGTTCCGCAGTGAAACCATCACTGAGGAGGAGCTGGTGGGGCTCATGAACAAGTTTGTGGAGGATACAAAGAAGGGAGTGCACCAGAAGGAGGGCTGGCCCAGCAGCGCATACGGGGTGACGAAGATTGGCGTCACCGTTCTGTCCAGGATCCACGCCAGGAAACTGAGTGAGCAGAGGAAAGGGGACAAGATCCTCCTGAATGCCTGCTGCCCAGGGTGGGTGAGAACCGACATGGCGGGACCCAAGGCCACCAAGAGCCCAGAAGAAGGTGCAGAGACCCCTGTGTACTTGGCCCTTTTGCCCCCAGATGCTGAGGGTCCCCATGGACAATTTGTTTCAGAGAAGAGAGTTGAACAGTGGTGA
- the CBR1 gene encoding carbonyl reductase [NADPH] 1 isoform X2, which translates to MSSGIHVALVTGGNKGIGLAIVRDLCRLFSGDVVLTARDVTRGQAAVQQLQAEGLSPRFHQLDIDDLQSIRALRDFLRKEYGGLDVLVNNAGIAFKVADPTPFHIQAEVTMKTNFFGTRDVCTELLPLIKPQVVLLLRLWFTRTSKGSSSKSHLTLLSQNSKAGMNFFMQLPPHFLCVFLLELIPVTVSHMKIVCSKIPANLAFTSLRDCCTPFYIMLCGVS; encoded by the exons ATGTCGTCCGGCATCCATGTAGCGCTGGTGACTGGCGGCAACAAGGGCATCGGCTTGGCCATCGTGCGCGACCTGTGCCGGCTGTTCTCGGGGGACGTGGTGCTCACGGCGCGGGACGTGACGCGGGGCCAGGCAGCCGTACAGCAACTGCAGGCGGAGGGCCTGAGCCCGCGCTTCCACCAGCTGGACATCGACGATCTGCAGAGCATCCGCGCCCTGCGCGACTTCCTGCGCAAGGAGTACGGGGGCCTGGACGTGCTGGTCAACAACGCGGGCATCGCCTTCAAGG TTGCTGATCCCACACCCTTTCATATTCAAGCTGAAGTGACGATGAAAACAAACTTCTTTGGTACCCGGGATGTGTGCACAGAATTACTCCCTCTAATAAAACCCCAAG TTGTGCTACTTCTAAGGCTCTGGTTCACCAGGACCTCAAAGGGCAGCTCTTCCAAATCTCACCTGACTCTACTCAGCCAAAATTCGAAGGCAGGAATGAACTTCTTCATGCAACTACCACCACACTTTCTATGCGTATTCCTCTTAGAACTCATACCAGTAACTGTCTCTCATATGAAAATTGTCTGCTCCAAAATCCCTGCAAATTTGGCATTCACCTCTCTACGGGATTGTTGCACACCTTTCTACATAATGCTTTGTGGTGTATCTTAG